In the Wyeomyia smithii strain HCP4-BCI-WySm-NY-G18 chromosome 2, ASM2978416v1, whole genome shotgun sequence genome, one interval contains:
- the LOC129722521 gene encoding DNA replication ATP-dependent helicase/nuclease DNA2 isoform X2: MDNTNSTKRSNGMLSSDTENEYAEMSSVQRAPKRAKHATDRASANFYESPEKSADTTGEVQVLMENLDNFFDEDDSDAFGLDFEMLNDAEYTLDLSHWKRCKIMSEQNHGQFLMLVVEDYASGLKGKCMLEPPWISLHIQEGNTVSLYGVYDSNYNSYRINSQDGMFVTDPDHLVSGTSVVGALYCQRRGVLQERFRGIEADNTIMTVGTIVHALLQKALRNNLSTLNDVTKMGQEYINSKEMVTTLYACKMSRAEAANEIEIFYPKIYEFIKNHISYQRSSTKSDLQIYAIKDIEENIWCHQLGLKGKIDVTVEASCGPNEKHQIMPLELKTGRASFSAEHKGQIVLYEMMMNLVGHKVEKGILLYLREGKCAPLSSNRNIRRDLIMLRNEVAHYLSRSFTNTESESFDLLKDTMQLPEPLNNQHVCTRCPYNVICTSFLKHEKKELPKNHSISLIADESLRHLSNDHIDYFIRWTGLIFLEHEEAKRSFHIDHLWTKSPEIRQKMGRAVHNLKLVGRVFRTGDECFHTFALNSNQIDSMGGSQLPIFDYLSQCFEINDYLICSTSTRIAIAAGRVVGVGKREITMSLERDLSQNYSDELFHLDKYESQTNITFNLTNIGVLLDNTERSSSLRKIIIDRERPSFTRTVPATVAEAAKKVLRDLNKHQKIAVLTAIGTKSYCLFKGLPGTGKTKTVVALIRLLIALNKSVLITSNTHSAVDNVLKRLLPHKLKFMRLGATSRIDPCIKEFSEPALTEQCSTPEELAAVYNSFKIVAVTCLGAAHSLLVRRTFDFCIIDEATQVFQSAVIRPLLSSDKFVLIGDPDQLPPVVKSRKAKDLGADESLFLRLDNEQSCCVLPTQYRMNKTITKLANDFSYKGKLLCANETVANATIKLPEIQIMHQKHKLEKWLLRATASQLELSVVSINTLNTYNSSVAYDAGRKREYSYSTQNTEGETTQPKTIYENYCEAAIIFYIIMILLECGIESSSIGIIAPFRAQVELLKFYLQLMEKLYANQKAAPGVKYSLDIEVNTVDQYQGKDKDIILYSCTKSNNPELPTPSEGTTPNEYEILQDSRRLTVAITRAKKKLIIIGDNKSLEKYTPFKNLFQSIAPAGKITLQDRLHGFEWSGVFNTLDALHDCET; the protein is encoded by the exons TACACACTCGATCTCAGTCACTGGAAACGATGTAAAATAATGTCGGAGCAAAATCATGGCCAATTTCTCATGCTTGTTGTAGAAGATTATGCAAGTGGCTTGAAGGGTAAATGTATGCTGGAACCTCCTTGGATTTCGTTGCATATTCAGGAAGGTAACACGGTATCATTGTATGGAGTTTACGATTCCAACTACAATTCGTATAGGATCAATAGCCAGGATGGAATGTTTGTAACAGACCCGGATCATCTGGTTTCCGGTACGTCTGTTGTAGGAGCGTTGTATTGTCAGCGACGCGGTGTATTACAAGAACGTTTTCGTGGTATAGAAGCAGATAATACAATT ATGACAGTTGGAACAATTGTTCACGCGCTTCTACAAAAAGCACTAAGGAATAACTTGTCTACACTCAATGACGTAACTAAAATGGGACAGGAGTACATCAATTCAAAAGAAATGGTCACTACGCTATACGCATGTAAGATGAGCAGAGCTGAAGCTGCAAATGAAATCGAAATATTTTATCCTAAGATTTACGAGTTTATCAAAAATCATATCAGTTATCAg CGATCAAGTACAAAATCAGATTTACAAATCTATGCTATAAAAGACATTGAAGAAAACATCTGGTGCCATCAATTGGGATTGAAAGGAAAAATTGACGTCACTGTCGAGGCTAGTTGTGGTCCGAACGAAAAGCATCAGATAATGCCACTAGAATTAAAAACAGGCCGAGCTAGTTTTTCCGCAGAGCATAAAGGTCAGATTGTTTTGTATGAGATGATGATGAATCTTGTAGGGCATAAGGTAGAGAAGGGTATTCTACTATATCTTCGCGAAGGAAAATGTGCACCTCTTTCAAGTAACCGAAATATTAGACGTGATCTTATCATGTTACGCAATGAAGTGGCACATTACTTATCTCGTAGTTTCACCAATACGGAAAGTGAAAGTTTTGATCTTCTCAAGGATACTATGCAACTACCGGAGCCACTTAATAACCAGCACGTTTGTACGCGCTGTCCGTACAATGTAATATGCACCAGCTTtttgaaacacgaaaaaaaggaGTTGCCCAAGAATCACAGCATTAGTCTAATTGCTGACGAGTCATTAAGACACCTGAGCAATGATCACATTGATTATTTCATTCGATGGACTGGTCTAATCTTTTTGGAGCATGAAGAAGCAAAAAGAA GTTTCCACATAGACCATCTCTGGACCAAAAGCCCCGAAATTCGTCAAAAGATGGGTCGTGCTGTCCACAATTTGAAATTAGTGGGTCGTGTTTTCAGAACAGGTGACGAATGCTTTCATACTTTCGCTTTAAACTCTAATCAAATCGATTCGATGGGCGGCTCTCAACTTCCGA TCTTCGATTATTTATCTCAATGCTTCGAGATCAATGATTATCTTATCTGTAGCACATCCACAAGGATAGCAATCGCAGCGGGACGAGTCGTTGGTGTTGGAAAACGGGAAATTACAATGTCCTTAGAACGAGATCTTAGCCAAAACTATTCAGATGAGTTATTTCATCTCGATAAGTACGAGTCGCAAACAAACATTACGTTTAATTTAACCAATATAGGTGTATTACTGGATAACACAGAAAGATCGTCTAGCCTTAGAAAAATTATAATCGATCGAGAGAGGCCTTCCTTTACGCGAACCGTACCAGCTACAGTTGCTGAGGCAGCAAAAAAAGTTTTACGCGATCTCAACAAACATCAGAAAATCGCAGTGTTGACGGCAATCGGAACTAAAAGCTACTGTCTCTTCAAAGGTCTCCCAGGTACCGGGAAAACTAAAACTGTCGTTGCTCTCATTCGCCTGCTTATAGCTTTGAATAAAAGCGTACTAATCACCAGCAATACACATTCCGCTGTTGATAATGTGTTGAAACGACTATTGCCGCACAAACTCAAATTTATGAGGCTTGGAGCAACGTCAAGAATTGATCCGTGCATAAAAGAATTTTCAGAGCCAGCGTTGACAGAGCAGTGTTCTACTCCAGAAGAACTCGCTGCTGTTTATAACTCATTT AAAATAGTTGCTGTAACGTGCTTGGGTGCAGCTCATTCGTTACTAGTGCGAAGAACCTTCGATTTCTGTATTATTGATGAAGCGACGCAAGTATTTCAAAGTGCAGTTATAAGACCGCTGTTATCATCCGACAAATTCGTATTGATTGGAGATCCCGATCAATTGCCACCGGTGGTAAAATCTCGTAAAGCCAA GGATCTTGGGGCCGACGAGAGCCTTTTCTTACGGTTGGACAATGAACAATCGTGCTGCGTGCTTCCAACCCAGTATCGCATGAATAAAACTATTACCAAACTGGCTAATGATTTTTCATACAAGGGAAAGCTGTTGTGTGCAAATGAAACAGTAGCAAACGCCACAATAAAGTTACCTGAAATTCAaataatgcatcaaaaacacaaattGGAAAAATGGCTTCTACGAGCAACCGCATCCCAGTTGGAGTTATCGGTCGTTTCGATAAACACGTTAAATACGTATAACAGCAGCGTGGCCTATGATGCAGGCCGGAAGCGAGAATATTCTTACTCGACGCAAAACACAGAAGGTGAAACAACTCAACCGAAGACAATCTATGAAAACTATTGTGAAGCTGCAATTATTTTCTATATCATTATGATATTACTCGAG TGTGGGATCGAGAGCAGTTCTATTGGCATTATTGCTCCATTCAGAGCTCAGGTTgaacttttgaaattttatctGCAATTAATGGAGAAGCTGTACGCCAACCAAAAGGCTGCACCAGGTGTTAAATACAGCTTAGACATTGAAGTTAATACTGTAGATCAATACCAAGGAAAAGATAAAGAT ATAATACTATATTCATGCACGAAATCGAACAACCCCGAGCTACCCACACCCAGCGAAGGAACCACTCCAAACGAATATGAAATACTCCAAGACAGCCGACGGCTCACGGTGGCAATAACACGCGCCAAGAAAAAACTCATCATTATCGGAGAcaataaaagtcttgaaaagtACACTCCATTTAAAAATCTTTTCCAAAGCATTGCTCCTGCAGGTAAAATTACTCTGCAAGACAGACTACACGGATTTGAATGGAGCGGAGTTTTTAATACGTTAGACGCTTTACACGACTGCGAAACTTAA
- the LOC129722521 gene encoding DNA replication ATP-dependent helicase/nuclease DNA2 isoform X4 yields the protein MYAGTSLDFVAYSGRINSQDGMFVTDPDHLVSGTSVVGALYCQRRGVLQERFRGIEADNTIMTVGTIVHALLQKALRNNLSTLNDVTKMGQEYINSKEMVTTLYACKMSRAEAANEIEIFYPKIYEFIKNHISYQRSSTKSDLQIYAIKDIEENIWCHQLGLKGKIDVTVEASCGPNEKHQIMPLELKTGRASFSAEHKGQIVLYEMMMNLVGHKVEKGILLYLREGKCAPLSSNRNIRRDLIMLRNEVAHYLSRSFTNTESESFDLLKDTMQLPEPLNNQHVCTRCPYNVICTSFLKHEKKELPKNHSISLIADESLRHLSNDHIDYFIRWTGLIFLEHEEAKRSFHIDHLWTKSPEIRQKMGRAVHNLKLVGRVFRTGDECFHTFALNSNQIDSMGGSQLPIFDYLSQCFEINDYLICSTSTRIAIAAGRVVGVGKREITMSLERDLSQNYSDELFHLDKYESQTNITFNLTNIGVLLDNTERSSSLRKIIIDRERPSFTRTVPATVAEAAKKVLRDLNKHQKIAVLTAIGTKSYCLFKGLPGTGKTKTVVALIRLLIALNKSVLITSNTHSAVDNVLKRLLPHKLKFMRLGATSRIDPCIKEFSEPALTEQCSTPEELAAVYNSFKIVAVTCLGAAHSLLVRRTFDFCIIDEATQVFQSAVIRPLLSSDKFVLIGDPDQLPPVVKSRKAKDLGADESLFLRLDNEQSCCVLPTQYRMNKTITKLANDFSYKGKLLCANETVANATIKLPEIQIMHQKHKLEKWLLRATASQLELSVVSINTLNTYNSSVAYDAGRKREYSYSTQNTEGETTQPKTIYENYCEAAIIFYIIMILLECGIESSSIGIIAPFRAQVELLKFYLQLMEKLYANQKAAPGVKYSLDIEVNTVDQYQGKDKDIILYSCTKSNNPELPTPSEGTTPNEYEILQDSRRLTVAITRAKKKLIIIGDNKSLEKYTPFKNLFQSIAPAGKITLQDRLHGFEWSGVFNTLDALHDCET from the exons ATGTATGCTGGAACCTCCTTGGATTTCGTTGCATATTCAGGAAG GATCAATAGCCAGGATGGAATGTTTGTAACAGACCCGGATCATCTGGTTTCCGGTACGTCTGTTGTAGGAGCGTTGTATTGTCAGCGACGCGGTGTATTACAAGAACGTTTTCGTGGTATAGAAGCAGATAATACAATT ATGACAGTTGGAACAATTGTTCACGCGCTTCTACAAAAAGCACTAAGGAATAACTTGTCTACACTCAATGACGTAACTAAAATGGGACAGGAGTACATCAATTCAAAAGAAATGGTCACTACGCTATACGCATGTAAGATGAGCAGAGCTGAAGCTGCAAATGAAATCGAAATATTTTATCCTAAGATTTACGAGTTTATCAAAAATCATATCAGTTATCAg CGATCAAGTACAAAATCAGATTTACAAATCTATGCTATAAAAGACATTGAAGAAAACATCTGGTGCCATCAATTGGGATTGAAAGGAAAAATTGACGTCACTGTCGAGGCTAGTTGTGGTCCGAACGAAAAGCATCAGATAATGCCACTAGAATTAAAAACAGGCCGAGCTAGTTTTTCCGCAGAGCATAAAGGTCAGATTGTTTTGTATGAGATGATGATGAATCTTGTAGGGCATAAGGTAGAGAAGGGTATTCTACTATATCTTCGCGAAGGAAAATGTGCACCTCTTTCAAGTAACCGAAATATTAGACGTGATCTTATCATGTTACGCAATGAAGTGGCACATTACTTATCTCGTAGTTTCACCAATACGGAAAGTGAAAGTTTTGATCTTCTCAAGGATACTATGCAACTACCGGAGCCACTTAATAACCAGCACGTTTGTACGCGCTGTCCGTACAATGTAATATGCACCAGCTTtttgaaacacgaaaaaaaggaGTTGCCCAAGAATCACAGCATTAGTCTAATTGCTGACGAGTCATTAAGACACCTGAGCAATGATCACATTGATTATTTCATTCGATGGACTGGTCTAATCTTTTTGGAGCATGAAGAAGCAAAAAGAA GTTTCCACATAGACCATCTCTGGACCAAAAGCCCCGAAATTCGTCAAAAGATGGGTCGTGCTGTCCACAATTTGAAATTAGTGGGTCGTGTTTTCAGAACAGGTGACGAATGCTTTCATACTTTCGCTTTAAACTCTAATCAAATCGATTCGATGGGCGGCTCTCAACTTCCGA TCTTCGATTATTTATCTCAATGCTTCGAGATCAATGATTATCTTATCTGTAGCACATCCACAAGGATAGCAATCGCAGCGGGACGAGTCGTTGGTGTTGGAAAACGGGAAATTACAATGTCCTTAGAACGAGATCTTAGCCAAAACTATTCAGATGAGTTATTTCATCTCGATAAGTACGAGTCGCAAACAAACATTACGTTTAATTTAACCAATATAGGTGTATTACTGGATAACACAGAAAGATCGTCTAGCCTTAGAAAAATTATAATCGATCGAGAGAGGCCTTCCTTTACGCGAACCGTACCAGCTACAGTTGCTGAGGCAGCAAAAAAAGTTTTACGCGATCTCAACAAACATCAGAAAATCGCAGTGTTGACGGCAATCGGAACTAAAAGCTACTGTCTCTTCAAAGGTCTCCCAGGTACCGGGAAAACTAAAACTGTCGTTGCTCTCATTCGCCTGCTTATAGCTTTGAATAAAAGCGTACTAATCACCAGCAATACACATTCCGCTGTTGATAATGTGTTGAAACGACTATTGCCGCACAAACTCAAATTTATGAGGCTTGGAGCAACGTCAAGAATTGATCCGTGCATAAAAGAATTTTCAGAGCCAGCGTTGACAGAGCAGTGTTCTACTCCAGAAGAACTCGCTGCTGTTTATAACTCATTT AAAATAGTTGCTGTAACGTGCTTGGGTGCAGCTCATTCGTTACTAGTGCGAAGAACCTTCGATTTCTGTATTATTGATGAAGCGACGCAAGTATTTCAAAGTGCAGTTATAAGACCGCTGTTATCATCCGACAAATTCGTATTGATTGGAGATCCCGATCAATTGCCACCGGTGGTAAAATCTCGTAAAGCCAA GGATCTTGGGGCCGACGAGAGCCTTTTCTTACGGTTGGACAATGAACAATCGTGCTGCGTGCTTCCAACCCAGTATCGCATGAATAAAACTATTACCAAACTGGCTAATGATTTTTCATACAAGGGAAAGCTGTTGTGTGCAAATGAAACAGTAGCAAACGCCACAATAAAGTTACCTGAAATTCAaataatgcatcaaaaacacaaattGGAAAAATGGCTTCTACGAGCAACCGCATCCCAGTTGGAGTTATCGGTCGTTTCGATAAACACGTTAAATACGTATAACAGCAGCGTGGCCTATGATGCAGGCCGGAAGCGAGAATATTCTTACTCGACGCAAAACACAGAAGGTGAAACAACTCAACCGAAGACAATCTATGAAAACTATTGTGAAGCTGCAATTATTTTCTATATCATTATGATATTACTCGAG TGTGGGATCGAGAGCAGTTCTATTGGCATTATTGCTCCATTCAGAGCTCAGGTTgaacttttgaaattttatctGCAATTAATGGAGAAGCTGTACGCCAACCAAAAGGCTGCACCAGGTGTTAAATACAGCTTAGACATTGAAGTTAATACTGTAGATCAATACCAAGGAAAAGATAAAGAT ATAATACTATATTCATGCACGAAATCGAACAACCCCGAGCTACCCACACCCAGCGAAGGAACCACTCCAAACGAATATGAAATACTCCAAGACAGCCGACGGCTCACGGTGGCAATAACACGCGCCAAGAAAAAACTCATCATTATCGGAGAcaataaaagtcttgaaaagtACACTCCATTTAAAAATCTTTTCCAAAGCATTGCTCCTGCAGGTAAAATTACTCTGCAAGACAGACTACACGGATTTGAATGGAGCGGAGTTTTTAATACGTTAGACGCTTTACACGACTGCGAAACTTAA
- the LOC129722521 gene encoding DNA replication ATP-dependent helicase/nuclease DNA2 isoform X1 produces MDNTNSTKRSNGMLSSDTENEYAEMSSVQRAPKRAKHATDRASANFYESPEKSADTTGEVQVLMENLDNFFDEDDSDAFGLDFEMLNDAEQYTLDLSHWKRCKIMSEQNHGQFLMLVVEDYASGLKGKCMLEPPWISLHIQEGNTVSLYGVYDSNYNSYRINSQDGMFVTDPDHLVSGTSVVGALYCQRRGVLQERFRGIEADNTIMTVGTIVHALLQKALRNNLSTLNDVTKMGQEYINSKEMVTTLYACKMSRAEAANEIEIFYPKIYEFIKNHISYQRSSTKSDLQIYAIKDIEENIWCHQLGLKGKIDVTVEASCGPNEKHQIMPLELKTGRASFSAEHKGQIVLYEMMMNLVGHKVEKGILLYLREGKCAPLSSNRNIRRDLIMLRNEVAHYLSRSFTNTESESFDLLKDTMQLPEPLNNQHVCTRCPYNVICTSFLKHEKKELPKNHSISLIADESLRHLSNDHIDYFIRWTGLIFLEHEEAKRSFHIDHLWTKSPEIRQKMGRAVHNLKLVGRVFRTGDECFHTFALNSNQIDSMGGSQLPIFDYLSQCFEINDYLICSTSTRIAIAAGRVVGVGKREITMSLERDLSQNYSDELFHLDKYESQTNITFNLTNIGVLLDNTERSSSLRKIIIDRERPSFTRTVPATVAEAAKKVLRDLNKHQKIAVLTAIGTKSYCLFKGLPGTGKTKTVVALIRLLIALNKSVLITSNTHSAVDNVLKRLLPHKLKFMRLGATSRIDPCIKEFSEPALTEQCSTPEELAAVYNSFKIVAVTCLGAAHSLLVRRTFDFCIIDEATQVFQSAVIRPLLSSDKFVLIGDPDQLPPVVKSRKAKDLGADESLFLRLDNEQSCCVLPTQYRMNKTITKLANDFSYKGKLLCANETVANATIKLPEIQIMHQKHKLEKWLLRATASQLELSVVSINTLNTYNSSVAYDAGRKREYSYSTQNTEGETTQPKTIYENYCEAAIIFYIIMILLECGIESSSIGIIAPFRAQVELLKFYLQLMEKLYANQKAAPGVKYSLDIEVNTVDQYQGKDKDIILYSCTKSNNPELPTPSEGTTPNEYEILQDSRRLTVAITRAKKKLIIIGDNKSLEKYTPFKNLFQSIAPAGKITLQDRLHGFEWSGVFNTLDALHDCET; encoded by the exons caGTACACACTCGATCTCAGTCACTGGAAACGATGTAAAATAATGTCGGAGCAAAATCATGGCCAATTTCTCATGCTTGTTGTAGAAGATTATGCAAGTGGCTTGAAGGGTAAATGTATGCTGGAACCTCCTTGGATTTCGTTGCATATTCAGGAAGGTAACACGGTATCATTGTATGGAGTTTACGATTCCAACTACAATTCGTATAGGATCAATAGCCAGGATGGAATGTTTGTAACAGACCCGGATCATCTGGTTTCCGGTACGTCTGTTGTAGGAGCGTTGTATTGTCAGCGACGCGGTGTATTACAAGAACGTTTTCGTGGTATAGAAGCAGATAATACAATT ATGACAGTTGGAACAATTGTTCACGCGCTTCTACAAAAAGCACTAAGGAATAACTTGTCTACACTCAATGACGTAACTAAAATGGGACAGGAGTACATCAATTCAAAAGAAATGGTCACTACGCTATACGCATGTAAGATGAGCAGAGCTGAAGCTGCAAATGAAATCGAAATATTTTATCCTAAGATTTACGAGTTTATCAAAAATCATATCAGTTATCAg CGATCAAGTACAAAATCAGATTTACAAATCTATGCTATAAAAGACATTGAAGAAAACATCTGGTGCCATCAATTGGGATTGAAAGGAAAAATTGACGTCACTGTCGAGGCTAGTTGTGGTCCGAACGAAAAGCATCAGATAATGCCACTAGAATTAAAAACAGGCCGAGCTAGTTTTTCCGCAGAGCATAAAGGTCAGATTGTTTTGTATGAGATGATGATGAATCTTGTAGGGCATAAGGTAGAGAAGGGTATTCTACTATATCTTCGCGAAGGAAAATGTGCACCTCTTTCAAGTAACCGAAATATTAGACGTGATCTTATCATGTTACGCAATGAAGTGGCACATTACTTATCTCGTAGTTTCACCAATACGGAAAGTGAAAGTTTTGATCTTCTCAAGGATACTATGCAACTACCGGAGCCACTTAATAACCAGCACGTTTGTACGCGCTGTCCGTACAATGTAATATGCACCAGCTTtttgaaacacgaaaaaaaggaGTTGCCCAAGAATCACAGCATTAGTCTAATTGCTGACGAGTCATTAAGACACCTGAGCAATGATCACATTGATTATTTCATTCGATGGACTGGTCTAATCTTTTTGGAGCATGAAGAAGCAAAAAGAA GTTTCCACATAGACCATCTCTGGACCAAAAGCCCCGAAATTCGTCAAAAGATGGGTCGTGCTGTCCACAATTTGAAATTAGTGGGTCGTGTTTTCAGAACAGGTGACGAATGCTTTCATACTTTCGCTTTAAACTCTAATCAAATCGATTCGATGGGCGGCTCTCAACTTCCGA TCTTCGATTATTTATCTCAATGCTTCGAGATCAATGATTATCTTATCTGTAGCACATCCACAAGGATAGCAATCGCAGCGGGACGAGTCGTTGGTGTTGGAAAACGGGAAATTACAATGTCCTTAGAACGAGATCTTAGCCAAAACTATTCAGATGAGTTATTTCATCTCGATAAGTACGAGTCGCAAACAAACATTACGTTTAATTTAACCAATATAGGTGTATTACTGGATAACACAGAAAGATCGTCTAGCCTTAGAAAAATTATAATCGATCGAGAGAGGCCTTCCTTTACGCGAACCGTACCAGCTACAGTTGCTGAGGCAGCAAAAAAAGTTTTACGCGATCTCAACAAACATCAGAAAATCGCAGTGTTGACGGCAATCGGAACTAAAAGCTACTGTCTCTTCAAAGGTCTCCCAGGTACCGGGAAAACTAAAACTGTCGTTGCTCTCATTCGCCTGCTTATAGCTTTGAATAAAAGCGTACTAATCACCAGCAATACACATTCCGCTGTTGATAATGTGTTGAAACGACTATTGCCGCACAAACTCAAATTTATGAGGCTTGGAGCAACGTCAAGAATTGATCCGTGCATAAAAGAATTTTCAGAGCCAGCGTTGACAGAGCAGTGTTCTACTCCAGAAGAACTCGCTGCTGTTTATAACTCATTT AAAATAGTTGCTGTAACGTGCTTGGGTGCAGCTCATTCGTTACTAGTGCGAAGAACCTTCGATTTCTGTATTATTGATGAAGCGACGCAAGTATTTCAAAGTGCAGTTATAAGACCGCTGTTATCATCCGACAAATTCGTATTGATTGGAGATCCCGATCAATTGCCACCGGTGGTAAAATCTCGTAAAGCCAA GGATCTTGGGGCCGACGAGAGCCTTTTCTTACGGTTGGACAATGAACAATCGTGCTGCGTGCTTCCAACCCAGTATCGCATGAATAAAACTATTACCAAACTGGCTAATGATTTTTCATACAAGGGAAAGCTGTTGTGTGCAAATGAAACAGTAGCAAACGCCACAATAAAGTTACCTGAAATTCAaataatgcatcaaaaacacaaattGGAAAAATGGCTTCTACGAGCAACCGCATCCCAGTTGGAGTTATCGGTCGTTTCGATAAACACGTTAAATACGTATAACAGCAGCGTGGCCTATGATGCAGGCCGGAAGCGAGAATATTCTTACTCGACGCAAAACACAGAAGGTGAAACAACTCAACCGAAGACAATCTATGAAAACTATTGTGAAGCTGCAATTATTTTCTATATCATTATGATATTACTCGAG TGTGGGATCGAGAGCAGTTCTATTGGCATTATTGCTCCATTCAGAGCTCAGGTTgaacttttgaaattttatctGCAATTAATGGAGAAGCTGTACGCCAACCAAAAGGCTGCACCAGGTGTTAAATACAGCTTAGACATTGAAGTTAATACTGTAGATCAATACCAAGGAAAAGATAAAGAT ATAATACTATATTCATGCACGAAATCGAACAACCCCGAGCTACCCACACCCAGCGAAGGAACCACTCCAAACGAATATGAAATACTCCAAGACAGCCGACGGCTCACGGTGGCAATAACACGCGCCAAGAAAAAACTCATCATTATCGGAGAcaataaaagtcttgaaaagtACACTCCATTTAAAAATCTTTTCCAAAGCATTGCTCCTGCAGGTAAAATTACTCTGCAAGACAGACTACACGGATTTGAATGGAGCGGAGTTTTTAATACGTTAGACGCTTTACACGACTGCGAAACTTAA